The following coding sequences lie in one Rutidosis leptorrhynchoides isolate AG116_Rl617_1_P2 chromosome 4, CSIRO_AGI_Rlap_v1, whole genome shotgun sequence genomic window:
- the LOC139844883 gene encoding GDP-mannose 3,5-epimerase 2-like, translated as MGTIGETKYGSFTYENLEREPYWPTEKLRVSITGAGGFIASHIARRLKTEGHYIIASDWKKNEHMPEDMFCHEFHLVDLRVMDNCLKVTEKVDHVFNLAADMGGMGFIQSNHSVIMYNNTMISFNMLEAARITGVKRFFYASSACIYPEFKQLETNVSLKEADAWPAEPQDAYGLEKLATEELCRHYTKDFGIECRIGRFHNIYGPFGTWKGGREKAPAAFCRKALTATDKFEMWGDGLQTRSFTFIDECVEGVLRLTKSDFREPVNIGSDEMVSMNEMAEIVLSFEDKKLPIHHIPGPEGVRGRNSDNTLIKEKLGWAPTMRLKDGLRITYFWIKEQIEKERSDGFDLSVYGSSKVVGTQAPVQLGSLRAADGKE; from the exons ATGGGAACAATTGGTGAGACGAAATACGGGTCGTTTACATACGAGAATCTTGAGAGGGAACCTTATTGGCCGACCGAGAAGCTTCGTGTTTCCATTACGGGAGCTGGTGGATTCATTGCGTCACACATTGCTAGACGTTTGAAAACCGAGGGCCATTACATCATTGCTTCTGATTGGAAGAAAAACGAGCATATGCCGGAGGACATGTTTTGTCATGAGTTTCATCTTGTTGATCTTCGAGTGATGGATAATTGTTTGAAAGTTACGGAGAAAGTTGATCATGTCTTTAACTTGGCTGCTGACATGGGTGGTATGGGGTTTATTCAGTCGAATCATTCTGTTATTATGTATAACAACACGATGATAAGCTTTAACATGCTCGAGGCTGCTAGAATAACTGGTGTTAAGAG GTTCTTCTATGCCTCTAGTGCTTGCATTTACCCCGAGTTTAAACAGTTGGAAACCAATGTGAGCTTGAAGGAAGCAGACGCCTGGCCCGCCGAG CCGCAAGACGCTTATGGTTTGGAGAAGCTTGCAACTGAGGAGTTGTGTAGGCACTACACCAAAGACTTTGGAATTGAGTGCCGAATTGGACGTTTTCATAACATCTATGGACCTTTCGGCACATGGAAAG GTGGAAGGGAGAAAGCACCTGCTGCTTTTTGCAGAAAAGCCCTAACTGCTACGGATAAGTTTGAAATGTGGGGAGATGGGCTACAAACTCGATCTTTTACCTTCATTGATGAATGTGTTGAAGGTGTCTTAAG ATTGACAAAATCTGATTTCCGTGAACCGGTGAACATTGGAAGTGATGAAATGGTAAGCATGAATGAAATGGCTGAAATTGTGCTCAGTTTTGAGGACAAGAAGCTCCCGATTCATCACATTCCGGGACCCGAAGGTGTACGTGGTAGGAACTCGGACAACACTTTGATCAAAGAGAAGCTTGGGTGGGCCCCTACCATGAGGTTAAag GATGGATTAAGGATCACTTATTTCTGGATCAAGGAACaaattgagaaagaaagaagtGATGGTTTTGATCTTTCAGTGTACGGGTCGTCTAAGGTTGTTGGGACTCAAGCACCGGTCCAACTTGGATCTCTTAGGGCCGCTGATGGCAAAGAGTAA